The genomic stretch GGATTCTCCATAGTCCCTTCATTCTAGCGACCGCAGACTTTGTAAATTCACTTAGCTAATTGATTTCAGCAGGAATCACGTTGTTGACTGTCATGTGATTGTACAAGCTTGGCCTTGTTAAGAGACGCGCGCCTTGGTCGGAAGTGCAGCGCGATAAGCGCGCGTGCAGGACAGGACTGATGAGATGAGAGGCCACCTCGCTGTCAATCATACGATGTTTTGGCTGTCAATCCAGTGTGACCACACCCTCATGTCTGCTATGACCACACCCTCACGTCCAAGATGAAGTCGGTGGAGAAGCCGGTAGCACCACAAGACGGCCAGTAGTAACTAACTAAACTTAAACTTAACTCGCACGGTTTATCTCAAGAAGTCTTGTAGCCTgtaaataactttaaaatgGCCGAAGAAGTGTTAATTACGAGTCCAGGCAAAATAACGTCGGTAAGTAGACTATTTTATTGCTAAtaaaattgtgtcatttttgTCATAAATATGAGTTTGTTTTGTAACTTATTTGTTTTCGTTCTATATTGTCTTATCATCCTATTAAACCATACTATTGATTGCCATATATAGATCTTCAGAAGTAGttagtttaaaaatgaataatgtcTCAAATGGTAGGCTAGCCTAGGCtactttattaaagtttaattttagtAGGCGGTTGAAGTTTGGTTGATGAAGGTTTTGtaataatagtttttaaaaGGTATTGTAATATCAGTAatatttaatgtcacatttttattttgtaagaaATGGTgtttagaaaaaagaaaaggcaTTAAGTTAATGTCACAAGACATTTTCTCAGCATCTTCCCTCACGTGTAGGACTATACATAAGCAACTGTATCTGACCACTTAGTGGAACAAATTAAGTTTTCCACTCATGATCTGAAGTGTAACGACCACTGAAGTCACACTATGAGAAAGCTATTCTCTCCTCATCTGACTTATGCTATTGCTTCAACATTTTAAGATCaccagaatagaatagaatctttataaaattaaatatatgtgtTTATAAAACTAAATATGTTTAAACGTATATTTAATGTGTGCCACAATACTCTACCTGTCCGACACACATTAATGGGCATATAAATGTAAACCTGTTTTTTGTGTAATAAGCATTATGTATCTGTATTATGTCAATATTTGATTCATTTCTGATTTAGTTCTTCCAAAACAAGACTATTTCTGAATGTGATTTTATGACATCAGGTCTACATGTGCTCATAGTTTCATTCAATGCTAAAAGAAAGGGGGGTAAAAAAGAAACAACAGAGATAGCTTGCTGCTTTAAGAAAAAAGTGAGAAAAATTACAGCTCACAGGCCATTCATATTTGctcatttctttttaatagcATCTTACCTCATCTCTGCTGGCAGTGGCTTTCCTCACCTCCTTTGGTAGCTCAATGCTCTATGGATATAACTTAGCTGTGGTCAACTCTCCTGCTGGGGTAAGAGCTCATTGACATACCCAGTACCTCGATTGCCAAAACTGCTCATCAGAACAAGTAATCAGTCGACAACATAGCCAGTACTTTTCTGTTCATCACAAAAAAGTGGCTTCCAGTAGAGAGATGCACGTCAGGCTCGGGGACAGAAAAAACATAGTGGCCTGAACAGAGGCTCTACTGATGCAAGATCTCAGAGAATGTTGCTTTAACACGATTCTATGCATTCTAGACATTCTTGTTGTAGTGTGTGAAATGTGAATTCAAAAAATTGTGGGatagtataaataaatgtatgtatattttaatatataatatttatatattacatttgaatataatacataaatcataattttaaccAGAGAGCGGGGATTTGCCCAGCATAAGGACATGGGACAAAAAGAGAAAGTTATTCTTAGTCTTTCTCCATAAACTTAAAGAAACAAAGTGTTGAAgccttattttcattttttgtagaTGACTCAGATGTTATTTGTTCATCTTGGCTTGTCAGGCATTTTGTGCTGCAGTGGTTGCCTCTAGCAGCTCTTCATGTATATAAGTAGGGACCTATTTGCCCTGCCCCATTAGCCTGTTaatgatgaaaatatttaaattttcctGTCTGGTCTCCTGACTGGCTGTTATATACCCTACTTAAGTggctttgttttgttctgtttttcttggAACATCATGTGCTAATGAAGAGCAAACATAGAAATCCAAAAAAATccagctgaatttttttttttttttttttttttaaagcagaagctCAATGAATATTATCAGTAATCCAGATGTTTGGTAAACTCAGTTGAATCTATTGTTGAGAAAATTGAAAGACTATGTTAGGAGTTCTCCCAAGTCTTTTAAATGGTATTGCAGTGTTCCAACTTAAATGAATTTGGAATGGAAATGAAAAGATAgataaactgaaattaaattagaCTGTGACCTTAAAGTACAGGCAGAGAAGAGAGTGAGTGAAATAGAAAGAAACAGAGAAGAAATTGTCACGAGACAGATGCTTGTAAGTCCATGTAGATAGGTGTGTCTCCCTGAACAGGagcttaaaatataaaaagttgtTGTAATTTGGAATAGCTGTTCATGATACCTTTCTGTGTATACATGAATTGAATCTGACAGTGCTATATGtgttaaaaaaatgatttacagAATAATTCACCCAAGAATAAAATCACTCTCACAACGTTGGAAATATACTTGCTTTCTTCGAGCacttagtgtttttttttgtttgtttttttttaaactttaaaattcaatttttaCTTACAATACATGGAACAGACCAAAATATTGTTCAAAAATTCCACTGAATAAAAGGAAGCCTAAAAGTTTTCAACAGTATGATGAAGAGTAAATGCTAACagtatttttgggtgaactattttaatttctttctctttctctgtctatTTCCCTGTCACTCACAGTACATTAAAGAATTCTATAACCGTACAGTGGTAAGTCGTAATGGAACTGGACTAAACGAGGAGGCCCTGACACTCATGTATTCTCTCACCGTTTCTGTGTTTGCGATTGGAGGCCTGGTCGGCTCTTTGATGGTGGGCACGCTGGTCACCAAATTTGGAAGGTAAGTCAGGAGGAGACCCATAACATCTGGCATGGTGTGGTCACTCTACCAGAAATTCCTCTGAGTGTCAAGGCCACCGAGGTATATTCTTCCTCATCTGTCACCCCATCTGACCTCTCTGACTGCACTGAACGACTTTGCCTTTGCCTTGTAAATGGCCTTGTTTGTACTCTGGAAAAGAGCAGACATTTTGTTTGGTCCACTAGGCTCTGAACATATTTGTTCCTgattagttcaaccaaaaataaaaatgctatcatcatttactcaacctcatgttggaTGACTTACTTACTTCCATGGAACactataaattaattttcaatAACATACTGGTTGCAGTTACAGTGAATAGAGAATATACCGTATTgttaaaaaaggttaaaaaataagacaaaagcacaattaaagtatcataaaagtggtccatgtGACTTGTATTCCAAATCTTCTGATGCCCAACAATAGCTCTGTCTTGGACCtcttttatgatactttatgatgcttttgtgtCCTTTCTGAAGCTTGAATGGCGTCAATTGTAATTGCATGAAAAAGAGTTATTAGTACATTATTCAaaccccccctcccccccatttttaggaaaactgttcctttaaatgacCACAGCCGGAATTTAGTATTATTAGCAGCATGTAGTATTATTGTATAGTGACAAAACTGTTTAATTAACCACTTTCTATTCCATAGCTTACACTTCTATTTTGTGCTCTCCAAGGACTCTGAAAGTCCTCCTGTCTAGTCTGTTCTGAGTGTCTATGAGTGGCGCCACAAGATTTGACTGCagacatttaaatgcaaatgaaagaCGATGATTCATGACCCTATTTATTGTTCTAATCAATTTCAGTCCAGCaaaatgttttatagcagtAAGGTGATCATAACGCAGAACACGGTGCAGCCGTCTGTAAATCAGGGGGAAAGTTTACAACTTGATAGAACTAATCAAGGAATGCAGCTATTTCACCCAGCAGCACTGTCATGGAACATCAGTTATCTGGTTTTGATAGTTAAACTCCCAGGTGGCCGGATATCGAGCATGACTGTCCTAGCTTAATGAGCAGTGGCAGAGCTGGACTTCACAGTGTTCACTTTTGCAGGAAAGGAACAGTGGTCAACTCCACTGTACTGGTGTTCTTAGCAGCGTCTCTCATGGGGTTCAGCAGGATCTGCGGCTCGCCCGAAATGGTCATCTTTGGTCGTTTTGTCACAGGAATACATTCAGGTATGTCCCAACTGAAAAAAGCAGGTATAGCGAAGTAAGACATGAATGGACTCTGATATGCTTTTCTCATCTCCATCTTCCAGGTATCTCTCTTAGCGTGGTGCCCATGTACCTGGGAGAGATTGCTCCTAAAAACCTGAGAGGCTTCCTGGGGCTCATGCCCAGCATTTTCATTTGCGCTGGGGTTTTCTCAGCTCAAGTCTTGGGCCTGCATGAACTTCTGGGGAAGGTACAACAGCGAACTTAACTTCAGTAATCTATTTAACATCATACAGTTGCATTTTCATACAAGTTATGAAATAGAGCTCAATATTTGTGTTTCAATTTGTGcttttttgattgacaggaggAGCACTGGCCACTGTTTCTTTCTCTTGTTGTTGTCCCTACCTTTATCCAGCTGATGCTGTTACCGTGGTTTCCAGAAAGTCCACGCTACCTGTTGATTGAGAAGCACAATGTTCATGCCACTATCACTGGTGAGAGAAATGATTTTGAGTAagaatttgaaatattttaggTATATTTCTAAAGATGAATCTCTCTATTGATGGCGTAATCCTATTCAACCATCAAACCTaccatgaatttttaaaaataaaacagtatatGCAATAGATATGCTATATTTTTGTCTTGATTTTCCgtaaacatttgtaaatatCCTTAAAACTAATTAAGTTTATTCTTATTACCACACTGGCgttttttaagcataaatctaataaaatatattaaatatattcataaaaaaacattttgcttaaaaaaagaacaatgggataaaataaacttaaagtgatagttcacccaaaaatgaaaattctgtcatcatttactcgctctcaagtagttccaaacctgtataattttctttcttctgctgaacacaaagaaagatattttgaagaatatgggcaaccaaacagttgatgggccccactgacctccatagtatgaaaaaaaaagaaaaaaaaaaaaatgcttgtagtatatattaatacattctGATAGTCTTAATATCTTGTGCAATTTTGCTTCTCGagtaaatttattttgttttaagagtgattagatatttttactggaaaacaagacaaaatactaGTTAAAGGCCCAATTAAGTGCCTTTAAACGTGCAGCGTTATTCAATGAGTTCACTTAATTTCCActaaaacaggaagacagggtgggACATCTAACCGCTTTCCCTCTTAATCTCCTCAATCGCTTTAAAATATGGCATTCTgtgtagaattcaaatgggtctgatacgttttgtggtctgcgcTGAATCACGCATATGATCCACTCTGCGCTATCATGTCTCTGGATAGGAGCAAACTCTGTGCGCGCTGCGGCGGTTTGCATGACACTAATGCGAATCCAGACTTAATTTGCTCCAGTGGAAGGCATGTTTACACTGTATGAAACTGTTGATCCATATTGGCgagtctgtaagttttgaacGCTTATATATTCTAAaggcaaattttgtcattgttttggagcacactagcttatagataaccttaaggctaacatatacatactaaaagccaaaaaacttaaatttttatttcactttaagaaattattattttgcagtATAGACACACATTTTTTCATTGACATGTAGGAGGGTGATCATTGCCATGAGAGAAGTATTACAGTAtgtgttatttgttttattgaGTTCATGGGTCATGCTTAAGTTGGGTATGTGGTAGCGTGGTGTCACGGGGATTATGGcacagtgattaaaaaaaaaagcacctcATGTTAAAATCTTTGCTGACCCCTGATATAGATGAACATTAAACCAATAGCTTGTGTTCTCTTTGTTGGTGCAGCCTTGAAATGGTACAGAGCCAAATGTAACATCCAGGCAGAGATAGAGGAGATGCAGGAGGAGCAACGCTCTCTGTCCTCAGTGGAGACCGTGTCTGTCTGGCAACTGCTACTGGACCACACTGTTCGCTGGCAGGTCCTGTCTGTTGTGGTCATCAACATCGGTATGCAGCTGTCTGGCATTGATGCGGTAAGGTTAAAATCCTGGTTAACATATAGAGCTGACTACACTGCATGATTTGAGATTGCTTGTTGTACCTGCTCGTTCTTTGTAATAGAAAGGTGATGATATGAACATTGTGAACAGCGATGGGATCTGGGTATGGCGAGTATTTAGCTTCTAAAGCCTCACAAAATTTCTTCCAGCATCAAATAGAAAGCAGGAAACTAAAGTTCAGCCTTTTTTATGGGCgattaaaaaaatctctcagatttcatcaaaaatatcttttatgttccgataatttgtgttccgaagatgaacgtaggtcttacgggtttgggacgtcatgagggtgagtaattaatgacagaaatttcatttttgggtgaactaactctttaaagtgGCTAAAGAATTCTCATTTCTTTCTTCATCAGGAAGGGGAATTACCTTTTTGAAATAGCTTGCTTAACTTCAGATTAATTATTCAGATGATTAAGAGGACAGAGCTGACAGAAACCTCACTCTTTATTCATCAGAGCTTAACaaattagtctttttttttttttctttttttttcaaagtgttTATGGAATCTAATTTCCACTACCCTGCTACAGCAATAAATATAAGCTATTATTCAAGCAAATtagatgtattttttaattgttacatCGTTAAGATGGTGATTATGGTGATTTGGCAAATCTTTTTTGATCTATAAACATCCCCATTTAGAGCTAACAATTTAACAATTAGCTTGTGATTCCAGAAAAGGATAGCTTTATTCTCAGTAGTAGTTTGATGGTATAGTGTTGAAGTTAGACCTGTTAGCTGACACCATCCCTTTAAACTTGCCTCTGCATTGCTCTTTTATATGGTATCTGTATTATGATCAGAATCAGGGTTATGAATAAGAATTCTGATGGATCTTAGCAAAAACACAATGTGCTATTGAAGATCTTCACCCAAAGGAACTGTGCAAAGCTTTCTAGCATCACATTTAATGTGTGACATGCTGTAGAATtattagattttaattttttttcattagaaatGTCTTGTACTATTGTCCTGAAATGTTGTTGGTGGCAGACTAATTCTTCATGTAATAATGAGGATAAAGACTGATGGAGAGCTCATTACCAGGCCCACACAGAATCTGTGTGCCCAGAATTCAAAAAGTACATATTCCTCACTCCTTGCTTTTTGTTCACtaaatcattcatttaatgTTTGCTAATTTGACTCTGCTTTGTTACCGAAACAGTGCAGTACTCTCAGCTCTGTTAGCACATCAGATTCTGCAGAATTCCACAGATTATGTCCCAAAATAAGTGGAGAAAATGCGGAAAAAAAGTTTGCAGGTTCCATCTGGACTTTGTCAAATCGCAATTTCTATTTTCGTCATTGTTCATCTAGtctaattttaaaacaaaggcaaaaaaagagaaaaaaagaagctaTTATCCCAGTGGCGATTTATCACTTTAATTCATTTACAGACATTGATATTCATTCCACTgattctgaaaaaaagaaatctagCGTCACATTTTTTTGAGGAGTTCCAGAACATGACAATGTGTGTGACTTGCATTATTCAGTTAGCCTGGCATTTACAGAggttattataaaataaaataaaagttttgctTGCTGGACAACAGAACATAATTTCCTTACATTTTTATATGGCTACAAAGCTGAAAGGTCAGTAATCGTCTTTTTAACTACTTAAAAACTCTCAGAGACTCTTTTGCAAATTCATAGTAACCTTAATTCCCGAAAATAGTCTTGAGGTGCTGATGTCAAATCCAAGTAGGACTATCCATGCTTGCCCTATGGGGTTTTGATATCAAATTTGAATATTAAATGACATTGACTGTAGGGCCCTAAGGTGGCAGGTGACCCTGTGAGcgtctgtgtgtgtattcagtgtAAATGGGGCTGACAGGTGGTGAGTCTTGGCTGACTTCAGCATGAGCAGCAGGAGAGAGGCAGGCCGTGTGTGTCCTCTACAGTCCCAGCAGCTCTCAAACCGTCTGTGTTCTCTCTGATTACCCCCCTGCCTAACCTCACACACAGCCCTCCAGCTCTCAAATTGAATCTGAAGTGTTGTACGCCGTAACCGCTCGCAGTCACGATATGCCACCTGTACAAGCCAAAATCACTATCCTTCCACTTACCCTCTCATGTTCTCCCCAGATCTGGTTTTACACCAACGACATCTTTGAGAACGCTGGAATCCCCGCCCCTGAGATCCAGTACACCACTGTAGGAACTGGAGCTATAGAGATCGTTGCAGGCCTCATAGGGGTGAGTTTTCATATTCTCATATTTATATGAATTTCATATTCATATAGTGATGCAAAATAGTTTATTAGACATCACTTGGTTTGTTACTTCACAagatttgacaaaaaaatggTAAACATCCTtaaagttgtttatttttttcatatcccATTGCcattttttgtattgttttaagcattaatctaacaaaatatattgttagtatcttaataaaaaaatttttttttttttgcttaaaacaaacaaagaaccAAAGGGATaaaatagagtggtgcaggtatgacgtcactttgtaggccagTCGGTAGTTGGCATCACgctggttccctcgacaaaaacccaataggatttttccataggcaaaaacaagctctgtgatcaacaaaagtttatgatacttgcatgttttgtccatcaaggTAATTTTCACAgataaacacaacttttatgaattttttaagCCTAAATGCAGAtgccagaagtaaaaagctaaaggtaggctataaaaAAACTACACCACAGTCTCACGAGTTCAACGTCACCACCAATAAGCTTCCGACAACCctttcagtttttatataaaaacattttttccataAAGTTTAAGTTATAATTGTGCACTTCTAAACTATTCTAAGCATAATGAGGCTGTGAAAACGGACTGAGCTTACCTGTTCGGCGTGATGACGTTTAATCTCCCCGACTGCCTCTGTAgtccatttagccacttgttagtatttagcaaccgcctttttcaagacacgtaacagcttaaaaaaattACGGTTGGGGTAATACTGGTGTATTTTATGTcgtagaataaaatgtgaaagttTCTTGAGCTTGcattcaccacagaccttatttcagtcatttaaccaaattcccatttaaaaaaaaaaaaaacattgacttcatcacgatggaaccggaagtgctaaaatgctaactcgtttctgcgttttggcctacaaagtgatgtcatacctgcaTCACTATATAAacttaaatcagcatattctTATCAATCTTATATCATATAACAATCACTTAATATCTTGTGCAATTTTGCTTCTCgtgtaaatttattttgttttaagaatGATTAGAAATAGTACACCACTGTAAGAACTGGAGCTATAGAGATTGTTGTAGGCCCCATAGGGGTAAGTTTTCTTATTCTACCGATGCATTCACAGAGTCGAATGTGAAAATTGTCTGTTTCAATTATTGATGGTGGTAAAAGACTATTTGACAAGGTTATATAGTGACACGAAATAGTTTATTAGACATCACTTGGTCTATTACTACACTAGAGTTGCTACATTTGAGAAAGAACGTCTTTTCATATctcaatcattttcatttagcttTGCCCTCAATCTTTCCAAGCTCACGTTGTGTATTTTtctgctgtgacactcataaaAAACACTGTATAAGATGAACGTTAGAGAGACTGATGTGTCTTGTTTTTGCCGCCTCCTTCTTTGGGTCACATCTCAGAGCTGTAATGAAGGCCAGatacagtctctctctctcccagtTGCGTCGCTTAGCCAGGATTTAGtgatgcagcagcagcaaccgGAGAGAAAGAGGCACACTGTTAGTCAGAAGAACTCATTGCTGTCAGTGTCAATTGGCCCTCACTCGGGAGGCGAATGGCACACGAGAGGAAGGCTAGAGATTGGTTATAAAATTACAGCTATTCATTCTTATGTCAGCTTCACCCGCCTTTAAGTCAACAGTGCACAGCTTTAGCACTCAATTTTAGCAGcatttaatgaaaaaacaaGGTTCCACTTTATGCTTTTATGACATTTGCTTTCAAAAAAGCACCAAAAGCCATCCTTTCAAGACAGCAGTTACTGATTAATCCGATCAAGACAAAAAGGAAGTGCGTATTGTGAACATCCACATTGcatctcttgtttttctttcagtGTTTCACCATTGAGCGTCTTGGGCGAAGGCCATTGATAATTGGAGGTTTTGGTGTCATGGGAATGTGTTGTGCTGGGATAACACTGTCTCTCATTCTTCAAGTAAGTGaaatatagttaataaagttaaaatactaaaatactaaaTTTAAATTGCACTACCCATTGAATTAACTGTTGGCAAATACTTGGACAAGTGAGAGTgtcatttttttgcatatgaTTGTGAATGATCACACTTTTATCATCTTTACATCATTTAATTACCATTTACTATTATCATCTTTTCAGACACATGTGCCTTTCATGAAATATGTGAGTGTGGGGTGTGTGGTTGGGATAATCGCTGGATTCTGTATCGGGCCAGGTGAACTTTTTTGTGTCTCTCTccctttcttcttcttttgatcTTCATATAAAGTAATCTGCATGGCTACATCACTTTAAGTCATGCTCAGACACATTCAGTAAAGCACTGCTTCAATTGGATGAGTAGTAGTCTGCTCTTTGACCCTGAATTCCCAGATGACGTCTTCAAATAGTGAAATAGCGACACCTGGGGGAAGAATTTTGAAAAGCAAGAACTTAGACCTCAATATAAGAATTAGATGGTGttgtcatatatatttatttggtaacattttacaataaggtatcatttgttaacattagttaatgtattaactaacatgaacttacaataagcaatacattttttacttaatttattaatctttgtttatgttagtcaataaaaatccagctgttcattgttcatgttagttcacagtgcattaactaatgttaacaaatactatttgattttaataatgtattagtaaatgttgaaattaacattaactaaaattaataaatgctgtagaagtattgttaattcttagttcatgttaactaatgaaactttattgtaaagtgtaaaataaattatattttgtccATACTTTccatatgtttacattttatctgTTCAGAATAGTGTAAAGACTTTCAATCTTTCAGAAATAAGTAGTTTAAAGAGTAtgcttttattatatttaatattttatatttatagaaaaatgctaaacatatttattatttatgttatttatttatttcaatgaacattaaatatttaataaacattgtTCACCAAAAATTCACTAGGAATAATGCTATCTAACATTATTAACCcattaagagttttttttgtacattgtattttacatatttttcataacgtttttaaaataatttagattgaaattatattttaaaaaacaaaactaacttGGATGTTACATAACAATTTAACTTATTTTTCTGTAAGCGCACAATCAGAAGCTACATTGTTCCAATACAGATTTATTGAGTTTATTAGTTATTagtatacataaatatattatggCACATTTTTTAATAGTGAAATATTGGGTAATTCTTAGGAAGAATATATAATAGAGTACAGATATCTTAGAAATGTATTATATCTAGACTgaattgcattaaattgatataGTGATCATAAATTCTACTGTTGAGAAGATATTGACATTTTAAagagtttcaaagatcaaagtatGAAAGTTAAAGTGTGTACTTCCCTCTATTAGTGCTGCATGAGCATCAGACTCATAGTTTATGCGCACAATAAGAGCAGAGAGGAGTAGCTCTGCTACAGTGATGAATGAGACTACAAGTGCTTTACTGAGTTGATGCATTATCCAACCTAACTCCAAAATCTATAATTCATTCTCAGGCCCCAGTCTCAATCGGTGTAATTACGTCTTTAATTAGGATTTTTTATGGCTCATTGTTCATAAACAATGATGAATATGGCTTTTTAAGACAAAATCTTGCATGAACAATGAATTACAAGCAGAGTTCCTTATCAATTTAACTGCAGCACGCCTCCTGCTGCAATTATCACGCACAAATAATGAAGCCATCGCTTGGCTTGTTCCTGAATTcattacatttgaaataacacCTTGTGCCTCCTTATTTTTCACTTGTAACCAAAAGGGATTAGAACTTAAGCAGTGGAACAATCTCTGCTTCCTGCATATTGAGATAACGAGCTCTTCATAAAGCTAGTTTATTATCCTCCCTCCAAGAACTGTTGCACTACAGAAGAGCAGTACGTACATGCATGTGCATAAAAGTGCATTCATAATATTAtgcttttatgcattttattaggCTAAAAAATATGACAGTTCTAGGTTTCACAGCACTTTTTCTCTGAGATGTAGGTTGgtgattaaacatgaaaaataaacatgGCATCACGATATGCCATTAATACggatgtgtcttttttttttagcggGTGTTCCGTTCCTGATCACGGCTGAGCTCTTCAAGCAATCCCATCGTCCTGCCGCATACACCGTGGGAGGGTCTCTTAACTGGATGTCGAACTTCACCATCGGCTTCATCTTTCCGTTCCTTCAGGTATCGTACAGTGCAGTTAAAGCTAAAGGTACACAGCGTATAATCAGAAAAGGGTTTTCCAGGATGGATGTCTCCTTGCGTGTTGA from Ctenopharyngodon idella isolate HZGC_01 chromosome 13, HZGC01, whole genome shotgun sequence encodes the following:
- the slc2a15a gene encoding solute carrier family 2 member 15a — encoded protein: MAEEVLITSPGKITSHLTSSLLAVAFLTSFGSSMLYGYNLAVVNSPAGYIKEFYNRTVVSRNGTGLNEEALTLMYSLTVSVFAIGGLVGSLMVGTLVTKFGRKGTVVNSTVLVFLAASLMGFSRICGSPEMVIFGRFVTGIHSGISLSVVPMYLGEIAPKNLRGFLGLMPSIFICAGVFSAQVLGLHELLGKEEHWPLFLSLVVVPTFIQLMLLPWFPESPRYLLIEKHNVHATITALKWYRAKCNIQAEIEEMQEEQRSLSSVETVSVWQLLLDHTVRWQVLSVVVINIGMQLSGIDAIWFYTNDIFENAGIPAPEIQYTTVGTGAIEIVAGLIGCFTIERLGRRPLIIGGFGVMGMCCAGITLSLILQTHVPFMKYVSVGCVVGIIAGFCIGPAGVPFLITAELFKQSHRPAAYTVGGSLNWMSNFTIGFIFPFLQMSAGSYCYLVFCSVCLAVAIYVYFVIPETKNKTFVEISQMFATKEAVEESQALTHPDQLKLKKMNGYGSLENGSLEFDSSSSCP